The following proteins are encoded in a genomic region of Streptomyces collinus Tu 365:
- a CDS encoding carbohydrate ABC transporter permease yields MTTATGSVAKAAAAGPPAEARQSLGSRITEKLSGGLVRVFLLLVGLFWLVPTIGLLISSLRAPEDMSASGWWKVFAKPSQLTFESYRKLLENGDITHSLVNTVLITVPATLLVVVIGSLAGYAFAWMEFPGRDWWFLGVVSLLVVPVQVALIPIAELFGNIGLFGTILGVILFHVGFGLPFAVFLLRNFFAEIPRELLEAARLDGAGELRLFARVVMPLGGPAIASLGIFQFLWVWNDMLVALVFTKSGSQPITVALQTQVRQFGNNIDVLAPGAFISMVIPLAVFFAFQRQFVSGVMAGAVK; encoded by the coding sequence ATGACCACGGCCACCGGAAGCGTCGCGAAGGCGGCGGCCGCGGGCCCGCCGGCCGAGGCACGGCAGTCGCTGGGGTCCCGGATCACCGAGAAGCTGAGCGGCGGTCTGGTCCGGGTCTTCCTCCTGCTCGTCGGCCTGTTCTGGCTGGTGCCGACCATCGGTCTGCTCATCTCCTCCCTGCGCGCGCCGGAGGACATGAGCGCGAGCGGCTGGTGGAAGGTGTTCGCGAAACCGTCCCAGCTGACCTTCGAGAGCTACCGCAAGCTGCTGGAGAACGGTGACATCACCCACTCCCTGGTGAACACCGTGCTGATCACCGTCCCGGCGACGCTGCTGGTCGTGGTGATCGGTTCGCTGGCCGGTTACGCGTTCGCGTGGATGGAGTTCCCCGGCCGGGACTGGTGGTTCCTCGGCGTGGTCAGCCTGCTGGTGGTGCCCGTTCAGGTCGCGCTGATCCCGATCGCCGAACTCTTCGGGAACATCGGTCTGTTCGGGACGATCCTCGGGGTGATCCTGTTCCACGTCGGCTTCGGGCTGCCGTTCGCGGTGTTCCTGCTGCGGAACTTCTTCGCGGAGATCCCGAGGGAGCTGCTGGAGGCGGCCCGGCTCGACGGGGCGGGTGAACTGCGGTTGTTCGCCCGGGTGGTGATGCCGCTCGGCGGCCCCGCGATCGCGAGCCTCGGCATCTTCCAGTTCCTGTGGGTGTGGAACGACATGCTGGTGGCGCTGGTGTTCACGAAGTCGGGCTCGCAGCCGATCACGGTGGCCCTGCAGACCCAGGTGCGCCAGTTCGGCAACAACATCGACGTCCTGGCGCCGGGAGCCTTCATCTCCATGGTGATCCCGCTGGCCGTGTTCTTCGCGTTCCAGCGGCAGTTCGTGTCCGGCGTGATGGCGGGCGCGGTCAAGTAG
- a CDS encoding organic hydroperoxide resistance protein: MDALYTAVATATHGRDGRAVSSDGKIDLELAPPVELGGNGQGTNPEQLFAAGYAACFGSALGLVGRQAKVDVSDAAVTAEVGIGKQGEGFGLKVTLRIELPDTVDEATGRKLVETAHQVCPYSNATRGNIEVDLVIE, encoded by the coding sequence ATGGACGCGCTCTACACCGCTGTCGCCACCGCCACCCACGGCCGTGACGGTCGCGCCGTCTCCTCCGACGGCAAGATCGACCTCGAACTGGCCCCGCCGGTGGAGCTGGGCGGCAACGGCCAGGGCACCAACCCCGAGCAGCTCTTCGCCGCCGGCTACGCCGCCTGCTTCGGCAGCGCCCTCGGCCTGGTCGGCCGGCAGGCGAAGGTGGACGTCAGCGACGCGGCCGTGACCGCCGAGGTCGGCATCGGCAAGCAGGGCGAGGGCTTCGGCCTGAAGGTGACGCTGCGCATCGAGCTGCCCGACACGGTGGACGAGGCGACCGGCCGCAAGCTGGTCGAGACCGCCCACCAGGTCTGCCCCTACTCCAACGCCACCCGCGGCAACATCGAGGTCGACCTCGTCATCGAGTGA
- a CDS encoding ABC transporter permease subunit, with product MASAAAAGAPPGPAVSKSRKSVTGTRRTVAALFLLPALVLLGALVVYPIGYSIVRSFYNASGDGFAGVDNYKALFTDDGIRTALKNNVIWVVFAPTVSTALGLMFAVLTERVRWGTAFKLVVFMPMAISMLAAGIIFRLVYDQDPAKGVANAVWVGVHDTFAPSSAFPKAHPGRESPLRPDQGGFVTRAPVHAGRPVALPLVGVAPDQFPGDTKKAVAARPEPGKVTGTTWQDFTRGKGVGRLGAPDPSEPGYAGMRIEAMKDGTVVATTKAAADGTFTLPAEADGALLRLPAANFKEPYNGVDWLGPSLVTPAIIGSYVWMWAGFAMVLIAAGLAGVPRELLEAARVDGANEWQVFRRITVPLLAPVLAVVMVTLMINVLKVFDLVYIIAPGSSQDDANVLALELYRKGFAESQPGIASAIAVFLLLLVIPVMLFNIRRLRREVRR from the coding sequence ATGGCGTCGGCAGCGGCGGCCGGGGCCCCACCGGGCCCCGCCGTGTCCAAGAGCCGCAAGAGCGTGACCGGCACCCGCCGTACGGTGGCAGCCCTCTTCCTGCTGCCGGCCCTGGTGCTGCTGGGCGCGCTCGTGGTCTACCCGATCGGGTACTCGATCGTCCGCAGCTTCTACAACGCCTCGGGCGACGGCTTCGCCGGGGTCGACAACTACAAGGCGCTGTTCACCGACGACGGCATCCGCACGGCGCTGAAGAACAACGTGATCTGGGTGGTGTTCGCCCCGACGGTCTCCACCGCGCTCGGCCTGATGTTCGCGGTGCTGACCGAACGGGTGCGCTGGGGAACGGCGTTCAAGCTGGTCGTCTTCATGCCGATGGCGATCTCGATGCTGGCGGCCGGGATCATCTTCCGGCTGGTCTACGACCAGGACCCGGCCAAGGGCGTCGCCAACGCGGTGTGGGTGGGCGTGCACGACACGTTCGCCCCGTCGTCGGCGTTCCCGAAGGCGCACCCGGGCCGCGAGTCGCCGCTCAGGCCCGACCAGGGCGGCTTCGTCACCAGGGCGCCGGTGCACGCGGGACGGCCCGTCGCGTTGCCGCTGGTCGGCGTCGCCCCCGACCAGTTCCCCGGCGACACGAAGAAGGCGGTGGCCGCCCGGCCGGAGCCCGGGAAGGTCACCGGCACCACCTGGCAGGACTTCACCCGCGGCAAGGGTGTGGGCAGGCTGGGCGCGCCCGACCCGTCCGAGCCGGGTTACGCCGGGATGCGGATCGAGGCGATGAAGGACGGCACGGTGGTGGCCACCACGAAGGCCGCGGCGGACGGCACCTTCACGCTGCCGGCGGAGGCCGACGGGGCTCTGCTGCGGCTGCCCGCGGCCAACTTCAAGGAGCCGTACAACGGCGTCGACTGGCTCGGTCCCTCGCTGGTCACCCCGGCCATCATCGGCTCGTACGTGTGGATGTGGGCGGGCTTCGCGATGGTGCTGATCGCGGCCGGGCTCGCGGGCGTGCCCCGGGAGCTGCTGGAGGCCGCGCGCGTGGACGGCGCCAACGAGTGGCAGGTGTTCCGCCGGATCACCGTGCCGCTGCTGGCCCCGGTGCTCGCGGTGGTCATGGTCACGCTGATGATCAACGTGCTCAAGGTGTTCGACCTCGTCTACATCATCGCGCCGGGCTCCTCCCAGGACGACGCGAACGTGCTGGCCCTGGAGCTGTACCGGAAGGGCTTCGCGGAGAGCCAGCCGGGCATCGCGAGCGCCATCGCGGTGTTCCTGCTGCTGCTGGTGATCCCGGTGATGCTGTTCAACATTCGTCGGCTGAGGCGGGAGGTGCGGCGATGA
- a CDS encoding bifunctional glycosyltransferase/CDP-glycerol:glycerophosphate glycerophosphotransferase encodes MPRFSVIVPAYKVQAYLPQCLDSVLSQSCSDLELIAVDDRSPDACGAIIDEYAARDARVKAVHLPENQGLGRARNAGVAEATGDYLVFLDSDDTLTPDALRAVADRIKETGEPDVLVFDYARTYWDGGTVRNQLAAHLTEEGPAPFRLEDRPGLLRVLMVAWNKAYRREFVAEHGFTFPPGYYEDTPWTFPVLMAAGSIATLDRVCVHYRQRRQGNILRTTSRRHFDVFDQYDRVFAYVAQRPGLARWRPELFRRMIDHYLVILGRRDRLPRGSRAEFVRRARAHYRAHRVPGTRVPPRSRPRHALIRFGLHRTFQALRLASAVRRRTLKSTLKLTRSLRAAALRLHYRVQRCLPLRSDRAVFAARGGRGHGGDPGALEQAFRTHAPHLRTAWVVRPEHRHTVPQGRRGLCPGTAAYWTALARSKYLVNDGDFGRGLRKRRGQVLVQTRRGTPLKHMGLDLQERPAAARDTDFEELLRDVDRWDYVLSGNRHSTLTWERVLPGRYTVLEYGHPRNDVLQQATAADVTRLRGSLGIPEGSVAILYAPTYRDHLRTQRPPLDLERVLNRLGPRFVILARPHPERGGCLGRGPRIIDVSEHPSVEALCLASDALLTDYSSLMFDYAVLDRPVVVHTEDLDVYEAARGTYFDLRAFPPGPVAATEDEVIDIFAGGHWRGARSAQARASFRERFCPYDDGHAAERVVRHVVLGETEGRPEPVPPAAREPVPSAAASARPPLATVPQPSGPLPVTEGR; translated from the coding sequence TTGCCCAGGTTCAGTGTCATTGTCCCCGCGTACAAGGTCCAGGCGTATCTCCCCCAGTGCCTGGACTCGGTGCTCTCCCAGTCCTGTTCCGACCTCGAACTGATCGCCGTGGACGACCGGTCGCCGGACGCCTGCGGCGCGATCATCGACGAGTACGCCGCCCGGGACGCCCGGGTGAAGGCCGTGCACCTGCCGGAGAACCAGGGCCTCGGCCGGGCCCGCAACGCGGGCGTCGCCGAGGCGACGGGTGACTACCTGGTCTTCCTGGACAGCGACGACACGCTCACCCCGGACGCGCTGCGCGCCGTCGCCGACCGGATCAAGGAGACCGGCGAGCCGGACGTGCTGGTCTTCGACTACGCGCGCACCTACTGGGACGGCGGGACGGTCCGCAACCAGCTCGCCGCTCATCTGACGGAGGAGGGTCCCGCCCCGTTCCGCCTCGAGGACCGGCCGGGGCTGCTGCGGGTACTGATGGTCGCCTGGAACAAGGCCTACCGGCGGGAGTTCGTCGCCGAGCACGGCTTCACGTTCCCCCCGGGCTACTACGAGGACACCCCCTGGACCTTCCCGGTCCTGATGGCCGCCGGGTCGATCGCCACCCTGGACCGCGTGTGCGTGCACTACCGGCAGCGCCGGCAGGGCAACATCCTGCGCACCACGAGCCGCAGGCACTTCGACGTCTTCGACCAGTACGACCGGGTGTTCGCCTACGTGGCACAGCGTCCCGGACTCGCGCGCTGGCGGCCGGAGCTGTTCCGCCGGATGATCGACCACTATCTGGTGATCCTCGGCCGCCGGGACCGGCTGCCGCGCGGCAGCCGCGCCGAGTTCGTGCGCCGGGCCCGCGCCCACTACCGCGCGCACCGCGTCCCCGGCACCCGGGTGCCGCCGCGCTCCCGGCCGCGGCACGCGCTGATCCGGTTCGGTCTGCACCGCACCTTCCAGGCCCTGCGGCTGGCCTCGGCGGTGCGCCGCCGGACCCTGAAGTCCACGCTGAAGCTGACCCGTTCGCTCAGGGCCGCCGCGCTGCGGCTGCACTACCGGGTCCAGCGCTGCCTGCCGCTCCGGTCCGACCGCGCGGTGTTCGCCGCCCGCGGCGGGCGCGGCCACGGCGGCGACCCGGGCGCGCTGGAGCAGGCGTTCCGCACGCACGCCCCGCACCTCCGCACCGCGTGGGTCGTCCGCCCCGAGCACCGGCACACCGTCCCGCAGGGCCGGCGCGGACTGTGCCCCGGCACGGCCGCCTACTGGACGGCGCTGGCCCGCTCCAAGTACCTGGTGAACGACGGCGACTTCGGCCGCGGGCTGCGAAAGCGCCGCGGCCAGGTCCTCGTCCAGACCCGGCGGGGCACCCCGCTCAAGCACATGGGCCTCGACCTCCAGGAGCGCCCGGCGGCGGCCCGGGACACCGACTTCGAGGAGCTGCTGCGCGACGTCGACCGATGGGACTACGTGCTCTCCGGCAACCGGCACTCCACCCTGACCTGGGAGCGGGTCCTCCCGGGCCGGTACACGGTGCTGGAGTACGGCCACCCGCGCAACGACGTCCTCCAGCAGGCCACTGCGGCCGACGTGACCCGGCTGCGCGGGTCGCTGGGCATCCCGGAGGGCTCGGTCGCGATCCTCTACGCGCCCACCTACCGCGACCACCTCCGCACCCAGCGCCCACCGCTCGACCTGGAGCGCGTCCTGAACCGTCTGGGACCGCGCTTCGTGATCCTCGCCCGGCCCCACCCCGAGCGCGGCGGCTGCCTCGGCCGGGGCCCCCGGATCATCGACGTCTCGGAGCACCCGAGCGTGGAGGCCCTGTGCCTGGCCTCGGACGCGCTGCTCACCGACTACTCCTCGCTGATGTTCGACTACGCGGTCCTGGACCGGCCGGTCGTCGTCCACACCGAGGATCTGGACGTCTACGAGGCGGCCCGGGGCACCTACTTCGACCTGCGCGCCTTCCCACCGGGTCCGGTGGCGGCCACCGAGGACGAGGTGATCGACATCTTCGCCGGCGGCCACTGGCGCGGCGCGCGCTCCGCCCAGGCGCGGGCGTCGTTCCGCGAGCGGTTCTGCCCGTACGACGACGGACACGCCGCCGAACGCGTCGTACGGCACGTGGTGCTGGGCGAGACGGAGGGGCGGCCGGAGCCGGTTCCGCCCGCCGCGCGCGAGCCGGTCCCGTCGGCGGCGGCGTCCGCGCGCCCGCCCCTCGCCACCGTCCCGCAACCTTCCGGCCCCCTCCCCGTCACCGAGGGCCGCTGA
- a CDS encoding bifunctional glycosyltransferase/CDP-glycerol:glycerophosphate glycerophosphotransferase — translation MPRFSIIVPSHGVAGRLSQALDSVLGQSFDDLELIPVCDGPDAPAAAVAAGYAGRDSRVTPVDSPPSAGLSGARNAGLRVAAGAYVLFLDGDDLLLPGALAALDERLTRTAGVDVLYVEHERTPWWEGEPGNPAAALLAGAPKEAFAPDACPELTGVLLPAWSAVYRRTFLTEHGLAFPDGHFTDLGWAGLASIAAARVAVLRRVVVRHRLRRQGSRLNLPGPHQHTLLDQVELVLTRAAAGGLSAERSRALFDQLFAQVLRTASRPERLPAGHRAFFRRAGRLYRRHRPAGHHTPGGSLGVQHRLLATGAYTAFRALRGANQAAVRAGSAVPRPRMLRTRLRYARDLRRPLDPNLAVYCAYWGRGYACNPAAIHARARELAPHIRSVFLVEADQAHAMPKDIEYAVIGSRRAWELLARATYLINNANFAEGVVKRPGSVHLQTQHGTPLKTMGVDQSTYPVVAAQSGSFTKLLGRVDRWDFNLSANRHSTQMWERAFPGSYEHLEYGYPRNDVYYTATADDVARVRRELGVPEGRTAVLYAPTHRDHHTGFEPGLDLEAFCEAAGEDVVVLLRAHYFYDRGRGACAGGGGRVIDVTAHRSSEDVCLAADALVTDYSSIMFDYANLDRPIVVYADDWEVYRETRGVCFDLMTEPPGPVARTPGELARVFRDGTYAGPESRAARAAFRERFCQFDDGRAAERVVRRVLLGEPPEAIPPVVPLAERVPAPAAATLVRS, via the coding sequence ATGCCCCGCTTCAGCATCATCGTTCCGTCCCACGGGGTCGCCGGCCGGCTGTCCCAGGCACTGGACTCGGTGCTCGGCCAGTCCTTCGACGACCTGGAGCTGATCCCGGTCTGCGACGGCCCCGACGCCCCGGCCGCCGCGGTGGCGGCCGGATACGCCGGCCGGGACTCCAGGGTGACACCGGTCGACTCGCCGCCGTCCGCCGGTCTGAGCGGGGCGCGCAACGCCGGGCTGCGGGTGGCGGCCGGCGCGTACGTGCTGTTCCTCGACGGCGACGACCTGCTGCTGCCCGGGGCGCTGGCGGCGCTGGACGAACGGCTGACCCGGACCGCCGGGGTCGACGTCCTGTACGTCGAGCACGAGCGGACGCCCTGGTGGGAGGGCGAGCCGGGGAACCCGGCCGCCGCGCTGCTGGCCGGGGCGCCGAAGGAGGCCTTCGCCCCGGACGCGTGCCCGGAGCTGACCGGCGTGCTGCTGCCGGCATGGAGCGCCGTCTACCGCCGCACCTTCCTCACCGAGCACGGACTCGCCTTCCCCGACGGCCATTTCACGGACCTCGGCTGGGCCGGCCTGGCGTCGATCGCCGCCGCACGGGTCGCGGTGCTGCGCCGGGTCGTGGTGCGCCACCGGCTGCGCCGGCAGGGCAGTCGGCTCAACCTGCCCGGACCGCACCAGCACACCCTGCTCGACCAGGTGGAGCTGGTGCTGACCAGGGCGGCCGCCGGCGGGCTGTCCGCCGAGCGGAGCCGGGCCCTGTTCGACCAGCTGTTCGCGCAGGTGCTGAGGACGGCGTCCCGGCCCGAGCGGCTGCCCGCCGGGCACCGGGCGTTCTTCCGCCGGGCCGGCCGCCTCTACCGAAGGCACCGGCCGGCCGGCCACCACACGCCGGGCGGCAGCCTGGGCGTGCAGCACCGGCTGCTGGCGACCGGCGCGTACACCGCGTTCCGCGCGCTGCGCGGCGCCAACCAGGCGGCGGTCAGGGCCGGTTCGGCCGTACCCCGGCCGCGCATGCTCCGCACCCGGCTGCGCTACGCCCGTGACCTGCGCCGCCCGCTGGATCCGAACCTGGCCGTCTACTGCGCCTACTGGGGCCGCGGCTACGCCTGCAACCCGGCCGCGATCCACGCCAGGGCCCGGGAACTCGCCCCGCACATCCGCTCGGTGTTCCTCGTCGAAGCCGACCAGGCGCACGCGATGCCGAAGGACATCGAGTACGCGGTGATCGGCTCCCGCCGCGCCTGGGAGCTGCTGGCCCGCGCCACCTACCTGATCAACAACGCGAACTTCGCCGAGGGCGTCGTCAAGCGTCCGGGCAGCGTGCACCTGCAGACCCAGCACGGCACCCCGCTGAAGACGATGGGGGTCGACCAGTCGACGTACCCGGTGGTGGCCGCGCAGTCCGGCAGCTTCACCAAGCTGCTGGGGCGGGTGGACCGCTGGGACTTCAACCTGTCCGCCAACCGCCACTCCACCCAGATGTGGGAGCGCGCCTTCCCGGGCTCGTACGAGCATCTGGAGTACGGCTATCCGCGCAACGACGTCTACTACACCGCCACGGCGGACGACGTGGCCCGCGTCCGGCGGGAGCTGGGCGTGCCCGAGGGCCGCACGGCCGTGCTCTACGCGCCGACCCACCGCGACCACCACACCGGCTTCGAGCCCGGCCTCGACCTGGAGGCGTTCTGCGAGGCGGCCGGGGAGGACGTGGTGGTGCTGCTGCGCGCCCACTACTTCTACGACCGGGGCCGCGGCGCCTGCGCGGGCGGGGGCGGGCGGGTCATCGACGTGACGGCGCACCGCTCCTCCGAGGACGTGTGCCTGGCCGCGGACGCGCTGGTCACGGACTACTCGTCGATCATGTTCGACTACGCCAACCTGGACCGGCCGATCGTCGTGTACGCCGACGACTGGGAGGTGTACCGGGAGACCCGCGGCGTCTGCTTCGACCTGATGACGGAGCCGCCGGGACCGGTCGCCCGTACGCCCGGGGAGCTGGCCCGCGTCTTTCGCGACGGCACCTACGCGGGACCGGAGTCCCGGGCCGCGCGGGCCGCGTTCCGGGAGCGGTTCTGCCAGTTCGACGACGGCCGGGCCGCCGAGCGGGTGGTGCGGCGGGTGCTGCTGGGCGAGCCGCCGGAGGCGATCCCGCCGGTGGTCCCGCTCGCCGAGCGCGTCCCCGCCCCCGCCGCCGCGACCCTCGTGAGGAGCTGA
- a CDS encoding MarR family winged helix-turn-helix transcriptional regulator encodes MARTSYPGAMTAMPTPSAPETDWLRLDRQICFSLHAASRAFNGVYRVILKDLGLTYPQYLVMLVLWERDDLPVKKLGEQLRLDSGTLSPLVKRLEAAGLVRRERSAEDERSVRVRLTEEGAALRERALEVPRRIAAATGFEVAEIGELRERLDQLTSALDAAALSETPGCA; translated from the coding sequence ATGGCCCGCACGAGCTACCCTGGAGCCATGACCGCCATGCCGACCCCCAGCGCCCCCGAGACGGACTGGCTCCGCCTGGACCGCCAGATCTGCTTCTCCCTGCACGCCGCGTCCCGCGCCTTCAACGGCGTGTACCGCGTGATCCTCAAGGATCTCGGGCTCACCTACCCGCAGTACCTGGTGATGCTGGTGCTGTGGGAGCGCGACGACCTGCCGGTCAAGAAGCTCGGGGAGCAGCTCCGTCTCGACTCGGGCACGCTGTCGCCGCTGGTCAAGCGACTGGAAGCGGCCGGTCTCGTACGGCGCGAGCGCAGCGCCGAGGACGAGCGGTCGGTGCGGGTGCGTCTGACGGAGGAGGGCGCGGCGCTGCGGGAGCGGGCCCTGGAGGTGCCCCGGCGCATCGCGGCGGCGACGGGCTTCGAAGTGGCCGAGATCGGCGAGCTGCGCGAACGCCTGGACCAGCTCACCTCGGCGCTGGACGCGGCGGCGCTGTCGGAGACGCCGGGCTGCGCGTGA
- a CDS encoding bifunctional glycosyltransferase/CDP-glycerol:glycerophosphate glycerophosphotransferase codes for MPRFSVIVPCFKVQGFLRECLDSVLLQSFGDLELIAVDDCSPDDCGAILDEYADRDPRVKVLHLPENVGLGLARNAGLPHATGDYLLFLDSDDTLTPGALRATADRLAEADDPDVLVFDYARTYWWGGTRRNALAHVLAEAGADTFTVAGRPEILDLLMVVWNKVYRRDFVEEHGFAFPPGYYEDTPWTFPVLLSARRIAVLDRICLNYRQRRQGNILSTTSRKHFDIHDQYERVFAFVDRHEDLAVHRPYLHRKMGEHCLDILAKPDRLPPQDKAEFFRRTAEMFRRHRPAGALVDGEVALLEGSYAAYQLRRQAGRAGREAVRRAAAARRAAAGRARRGWAGLHARRPLDPELVVYSASSHRGVLGDPAAVFHKALEIAPRLRGVWVVRDEEAAARLPPGVEHVLVGSRRCLEVTARAKFFVNDVNWPGSLVKRPGSVHIHTHQGTPLKYMGADLLGRPGARLGFDVPQMLRRADRWDFSLVANRHSELVWERAYPCHFTSARTGSPRNDVLVGAGDRAGDAFRLRHGIPEDHTVVLYAPTRRDYRRGGYVERVDLGRLAADLGEGHTLVVRLHPTLAAGPARGFGLAELARRGVVVDATDEPHVEEVMLASDALITDYSALMFDYANLDRPIVVHADDWAPFTASRGAYLDITAHAPGPVSRSQRELAWLFTSGSWRDEESARSRAEFRARFCEFDDGRAAERVVRTLLLGESMPAAGEGGVRIPGQNVGGDLLAST; via the coding sequence GTGCCCCGCTTCAGTGTCATCGTCCCCTGTTTCAAGGTGCAGGGCTTCCTGCGCGAGTGCCTGGACTCCGTGCTGCTGCAGTCCTTCGGCGACCTCGAACTGATCGCCGTGGACGACTGCTCGCCGGACGACTGCGGCGCGATCCTGGACGAGTACGCGGACCGCGACCCGCGGGTGAAGGTGCTGCACCTGCCGGAGAACGTCGGCCTCGGCCTGGCGCGCAACGCCGGACTGCCGCACGCCACCGGCGACTACCTGCTCTTCCTGGACAGCGACGACACCCTCACCCCGGGCGCGCTGCGCGCCACGGCCGACCGGCTGGCCGAGGCCGACGACCCGGACGTGCTGGTCTTCGACTACGCGCGCACCTACTGGTGGGGCGGCACCCGGCGCAACGCGCTCGCGCACGTGCTGGCCGAGGCCGGCGCCGACACCTTCACGGTCGCCGGCCGGCCGGAGATCCTGGACCTGCTGATGGTGGTGTGGAACAAGGTCTACCGGCGCGACTTCGTCGAGGAGCACGGCTTCGCGTTCCCGCCGGGCTACTACGAGGACACCCCCTGGACCTTCCCGGTGCTGCTCAGCGCCCGGCGGATCGCCGTCCTGGACCGGATCTGCCTGAACTACCGGCAGCGCAGGCAGGGCAACATCCTCTCCACCACCAGCCGCAAGCACTTCGACATCCACGACCAGTACGAGCGGGTCTTCGCCTTCGTGGACCGGCACGAGGACCTGGCGGTTCACCGGCCCTACCTGCACCGCAAGATGGGCGAGCACTGCCTGGACATCCTGGCCAAGCCGGACCGGCTGCCGCCGCAGGACAAGGCGGAGTTCTTCCGGCGGACCGCGGAGATGTTCCGCAGGCACCGGCCCGCGGGCGCGCTCGTGGACGGCGAGGTCGCCCTGCTGGAGGGCTCCTACGCGGCGTACCAGCTGAGGCGGCAGGCCGGGCGGGCGGGCCGGGAGGCCGTACGGCGGGCGGCCGCGGCACGCCGGGCGGCGGCAGGGCGGGCCCGGCGCGGCTGGGCCGGGCTGCACGCGCGGCGGCCGCTGGACCCGGAGCTGGTGGTGTACTCGGCGTCCTCGCACCGGGGCGTGCTGGGCGATCCGGCCGCCGTCTTCCACAAGGCGCTGGAGATCGCCCCGCGGCTGCGCGGGGTGTGGGTGGTCCGGGACGAGGAGGCGGCGGCGCGGCTCCCGCCGGGGGTGGAGCACGTGCTCGTGGGCTCCCGGCGGTGTCTGGAGGTCACCGCGCGGGCGAAGTTCTTCGTCAACGACGTCAACTGGCCCGGCTCGCTGGTCAAGCGGCCCGGCAGCGTCCACATCCACACCCACCAGGGCACCCCGTTGAAGTACATGGGCGCCGACCTGCTGGGCCGGCCCGGGGCGCGGCTCGGCTTCGACGTGCCGCAGATGCTGCGCCGGGCGGACCGCTGGGACTTCAGCCTGGTGGCCAACCGCCACTCGGAGCTGGTGTGGGAGCGGGCCTACCCCTGCCACTTCACCTCGGCCCGCACCGGCAGCCCGCGTAACGACGTGCTGGTCGGCGCCGGGGACCGGGCCGGCGACGCCTTCCGGCTGCGGCACGGCATCCCGGAGGACCACACGGTGGTGCTGTACGCGCCGACCCGCCGGGACTACCGCAGGGGCGGGTACGTGGAGCGGGTCGACCTGGGCCGGCTCGCGGCGGACCTCGGCGAGGGGCACACGCTGGTGGTCCGGCTGCATCCGACGCTGGCGGCCGGGCCGGCGCGGGGTTTCGGCCTGGCCGAGCTGGCCCGGCGCGGGGTCGTCGTCGACGCGACGGACGAGCCGCACGTCGAGGAGGTGATGCTCGCCTCGGACGCGCTGATCACCGACTACTCGGCCCTGATGTTCGACTACGCCAACCTGGACCGGCCGATCGTGGTCCACGCGGACGACTGGGCCCCGTTCACCGCGAGCCGGGGCGCCTACCTCGACATCACCGCGCACGCGCCGGGCCCTGTCTCGCGTTCCCAGCGGGAACTGGCGTGGCTGTTCACCTCCGGGTCGTGGCGGGACGAGGAGTCGGCGCGGTCGCGGGCGGAGTTCCGGGCGCGGTTCTGCGAGTTCGACGACGGCCGGGCCGCCGAGCGGGTGGTGCGGACGCTGCTGCTCGGCGAGTCGATGCCGGCCGCCGGGGAGGGCGGTGTGCGGATCCCCGGCCAGAACGTGGGCGGCGACCTGCTGGCCTCGACGTGA